The following coding sequences are from one Polyodon spathula isolate WHYD16114869_AA chromosome 7, ASM1765450v1, whole genome shotgun sequence window:
- the LOC121318053 gene encoding 40S ribosomal protein S16 isoform X2, whose protein sequence is MIEPRTLQYKLLEPVLLLGKERFAGVDIRVRVKGGGHVAQVYAIRQAISKSLVAYYQKYVDEASKKEIKDILIQYDRTLLVADPRRCESKKFGGPGARARYQKSYR, encoded by the exons ATGATTGAGCCAAGAACTTTGCAGTATAAG CTGTTGGAACCTGTGCTCCTCCTGGGCAAGGAACGATTTGCTGGCGTTGACATCAGAGTCCGCGTGAAGGGTGGTGGACATGTGGCACAGGTCTATG CTATCCGTCAGGCTATTTCCAAATCACTGGTTGCCTACTACCAGAAAT atgtgGACGAGGCTTCCAAGAAGGAGATCAAGGACATCCTGATCCAATACGATAGGACCCTTCTCGTTGCTGATCCCCGTCGCTGTGAGAGCAAGAAGTTCGGTGGACCTGGAGCCCGTGCTCGCTACCAGAAGTCCTACCGTTAA
- the LOC121318053 gene encoding 40S ribosomal protein S16 isoform X1, whose amino-acid sequence MPTKGPLQSVQVFGRKKTATAVAHCKRGNGLIKVNGRPLEMIEPRTLQYKLLEPVLLLGKERFAGVDIRVRVKGGGHVAQVYAIRQAISKSLVAYYQKYVDEASKKEIKDILIQYDRTLLVADPRRCESKKFGGPGARARYQKSYR is encoded by the exons ATGCCAACCAAAGGTCCTCTGCAGTCCGTCCAGGTTTTTGGACGGAAA AAAACAGCCACAGCTGTTGCTCACTGTAAAAGAGGCAATGGTCTTATCAAGGTGAATGGAAGGCCCTTGGAGATGATTGAGCCAAGAACTTTGCAGTATAAG CTGTTGGAACCTGTGCTCCTCCTGGGCAAGGAACGATTTGCTGGCGTTGACATCAGAGTCCGCGTGAAGGGTGGTGGACATGTGGCACAGGTCTATG CTATCCGTCAGGCTATTTCCAAATCACTGGTTGCCTACTACCAGAAAT atgtgGACGAGGCTTCCAAGAAGGAGATCAAGGACATCCTGATCCAATACGATAGGACCCTTCTCGTTGCTGATCCCCGTCGCTGTGAGAGCAAGAAGTTCGGTGGACCTGGAGCCCGTGCTCGCTACCAGAAGTCCTACCGTTAA